CGGCGAGCCATTTGCCAATCTCGGGGAACTGCTGGGCCACTTGCAGTACTTCGTCGCGCGAGGCGTTCCAAATTTCTTCCTGAGCAGTATAGCAAAGCCGGTGCACCCACTTATGATGAAAATGCATCAAATCGCCGGACTCTTCGAACCGCACTGGAAACGCATTCGGCAGCAGATACAACGCGAACTCTTCTGAGACGCAAAGATTCAGCAGCTGATCGATCGCCTCCCACGTGCGCACCATGATCCGCTGGTAGGCCTCCTGGGCCTGGGGGCTGGCCGCAATCAGCGGCGGCGTGATGAAATCCGGCCGGCCGCTGATGAACTGCGCCGCAAGAATCGGCCGCGAAGCCGGCACCATGCGGTGGCGCTGATCTTGCGAATCTGCCGTGTGCGAGAGCTTCTTCTTAAACGTAAAGTGCGGATGCGCCATCGCGCGCGAGAGTTTGCTCATCGTGGTCAGTGTCAGCGCATCGCCCAGATACCGGTTGCGCGAGGGGTCCAGAATCAGCCGGATCGCCTTGGCATCGCCCAGCTGCTCGCGGGTCAGCCCCAGCATCGAGCGCACCGCTTGCGCCATGCTCTCTTGCGCGCGGGCGCTGTGATCGATGAGCTTGGAGGTACGGCCCTCCAGGGCTCGGTCGAACTCATCGAGAAACTGATTGGTGGCCCCATTTCGCCCCCGGCCATGGAAAAACTGGAAGCATTGGTACTCCAGCGTTTCGTCCATGGGGATGGGGTCTTCAGCCAGCGCCATGAAGGCCGGATCGATCTTCGAGACTTCTTCGACCATCCGCTGCACGACGAAGCGCTGCTCCAGCGGCGCATCAAATTGCTGGCACAGCCGCCAATAGCGATGCAGCGTGAGGCCGCTGATCGTATGATACAGATGCGCGTGGGTGGCCACCGGCAGCACGTAGCGGGCGATTTCCTGGCATCGTTTCTTGATGGCGCTAGCCCATTGCTTTTCTTCGACATTTCTCGACGGAAAGATACGTTGATACTCCTTGACCACCACTGGCTTGACCAGCTCGATGAGGGCGTGGTACGCATCCATCTGCTCATGGACGGTGGTAAGGTAGATCTCGCGCGCGCGATCTTCCAGCGGAGGAATCGTGAAATTCTCCGGCTTGACCTCGACATATCTCTGTGAAACTTGTTCGCTATTATAAAAAGGATGTGCGTGCAGAAATGACCAAATGAACTGGCGCGACACCTTCTCGAGGACGAACTGGAAGGTTGGATGCTGGATGGTGGTGTGATGGCCGGCTTTGTAGATGCTCTCGGCGATGCGATCCCGCTGCTCGCGCGACTTCTCGTCCTTGCCGACGTCGTCGCTGGAGATGACTTTCGAGGAATAACACGTCCGCGCCGTCGCAATCGCGAGATTGTACGGCTCCTGGAAATAGTTCTCCAGCCGCACAATCGGCTCGGGAGTGAGTGTGGTTTGGGTAACGGCGGTCATCGACGTGGAATACCGAATTATCTTACTCGCTTTAGGACTAGACTTCCAACACTTTGGGGGCTTGGGTGAGAACCTTGCAGCTATCAAGGGTGACGACCACCATGTCTTCGATGCGCATGCCGCCGGCATCCAGATAGTAGAGGCCTGGCTCGACGGTGACGACCATGCCGGCCTTAAGGATATCGGATTTGCCTGAAACGCGCGGCGGCTCATGGATCTCCAGACCCACCCCGTGGCCGGTGCCGTGGAAGAAGCCTTGCATCCGGCCATTTTGCTCACCGGTTTTAAAACCGAGAGAGTTGAAATATGCCATGATTTTGTCATGGACGAGTTTTCCGTCAACGCCGTCTTTGATGATTTTATAAGCAATCTCCTGCCCTTCTTTGACGGCTTCGAACATTTTTTTCACTTTATCCGAGGCCTTGCCCTTCACGACCGTCCGCGTGATGTCGGCGAAGTAGCGGCTGCGTGAATGCTGCGGAAACACATCCATCACAATCGGCTCATTCGCGCGCAGCGGGCCTGAGCCTTCGTTGTGCGGATCCACCGCCTGCACGCCAGGCGCGATGATCGTATGCTGGGCGACACAGTCGCGCTCCATCATCGTCAGGTGCATCGCCTTGCGCAGCAGCTCCACGGTCAGCGGTTTGCCGCCGATCCACAAGGCACCGTCGGATTTCACCTCGGAGTTGCCGATCAGCGCAATGGCGGAAGCCAGCGCATCCTCGGTCACACGCAGGCTCTCCGTCAGCAGCGCAATTTCTTCTTCGGACTTGACCATGCGCTCAGGAAAGAATGGATCGGCTTTTGGCTCGACGGTGAAGCCGCGTTTTCGCAGCGCATCGGCGTAGGCCAAGCCGAAATCCATCGGGACGTCGACCTGCGTGACCGAACGGCTCTTCAGCAATTCCCCAACAACATCCATCATGCTCGGCTCCTTGCCGAGCGCTTGCTTCGCCTGCTGGGCGAGCTTGGAGTACGAAAGGACTTCGTCGGCCTTGGACTGCGCTTTCGCGCGGTCGACCTCGAGGTCGCTCATGACGACGACGCGGTGGGAGTCAAACTGGGCAAAAATAAAGGGGTCGGGCGCGAGAAACCTGGTGGCGTAATAGAGGTTGGCGTTCTTCTCGCTGTCGGCGATGATCAGTTTGGCGGTGGCCATGATCGTCTAGGATAACACACCCCCGAGTCCGACTCTAGACAGAACTCGGCTCAATGCCTATAATGAAGCAACTTCGTGGAATTTTTCACAAGCTCCCAGACCATCCAATGAGTGAAGCGGTCTTTTTTTATCTCTTCACCATCCCGATGCTCTTGGCAGCGGCCTCGGTGATCATCAGCCGCCAGCCGATCTACAGCGTGCTCTCATTGCTCGTCGTCATGCTCTGCCTGGCGTCGCTGTTTGTCATGCTGCACGCCTACCTCGTCGCCGCACTCCAAGTGCTCCTCTATGCGGGCGCGGTCCTCGTCCTCTTTCTCTTCGTCCTCATGCTGCTCAACCTCGAGCGAGAGAGCCTCTCGCGCATGCGCGCCTTCACCCTCTGCACCGCCGGGACGATCGTGGCGCTCGCATTCTTGCTCAATGTCGTGCGCATCTTCTGGGCATCGCACCCAGGATCGGTGTTTCCAGCAACAGCCGCAGAAGGCACGGTGGAATCCATTGGACGATTATTATTCAGCCAGTACGTGCTGCCGTTTGAGCTCACCTCGTTTTTGATCTTGGCGGCGATCATCGGCGCCGTGACCCTCGCTCGTCAGGAACCCAAACGATGAACTGCGACACACGACCCATGACTCACGACACACGACAACAGATGTTTCGTTTGGTCATGTGTCATGGGTCGTGCGTCATGGGTCGCCGTTTCGTCCGTTAGCATGATTACTCTGACTCACTATCTGGTTACGAGCGCGCTCCTCTTTACGATCGGCCTTATCGGCATCGTCACGCGGCGCAATGTGCTAATGATCCTCCTCTCCATTGAGATCATGTTTAATGCGGCGAACCTGGCCTTCGTCGCGTACGCGCGAGCCTGGGGAGATCTCGGCGGCCACGTGGTCGTCTTCTTCGTCATCGCGGTCGCCGCCTCCGAGGTGACGGTCGGCCTGGCGATTGCGGTGCTGCTTGCGCGGCAACTGAAGACGCTCAATGCGGATGAGGTCAAGCTCTTGAAATGGTAGAGCCGTCGCTGGCCCCGATCCTCTCGTGGACCATCTTGCTCGCTCCGCTGTGCGCCGCGGGATTGATTTGGGCCTTTGCGATCCGCCGCAAGCGTCTGAGCGCAACACTGGCCATCGCAGGGTTGCTGATTGCCTTCGCCTGCGCTGGGATGCTGTTTCTCCATGCGCTGAAGATGCCGGCGGCCCTGCCGTTTGAAACCTCAGTCAACTGGATCGACCTGCCTGGATTCACCGTGCCGTTTGGCATCCTCATCGATCAGCTCTCGCTGCTCATGTCGCTCGTCGTGACCGGCGTGGGCAGCTGCATCTTCATGTATGCCACGGGATACATGCATGATGACTCGGCCTACAGCCGATTCTTCGGCGCGATGTCGCTGTTTGCCTTCTCGATGCTGACGATCGTGCTCTCAAACAACTGGATTCAGTTGTTCATTGGATGGGAGCTGGTCGGATTCTGCTCGTACCTGCTCATCGGCCACTGGTACGCCAAACCGTCGGCGGCTGACGCGGGCAAGAAGGCGTTCATGGTTAACCGCGTGGCGGATTTTGGATTCCTGCTCGGCATTCTGTGGCTGTGGGCCATCTCCAGCCCGCTGGCCTCAGAGCGCACGTTTCATTTTGCGACGCTGGAGCATCGGCTGCCGGCCCTCGCCCAGGCTGGCCTGATTCCCATGGCCATGCTGCCGTTCATCGGTCTGCTGCTCTTCTGCGGCCCGATGGGCAAGTCGGCGCAATTTCCGCTGCACGTCTGGCTGCCCGATGCGATGGAAGGCCCGACCCCGGTCTCAGCCCTCATTCATGCCGCCACGATGGTGGCGGCCGGCGTGTACCTCCTCTGCCGCGCCTTCTGGCTGTTTGAGGGCTTGCCATCGGTGATGACGGTGATCATGTGGGTGGGGGGCGCGACAGCGTTTTTGTCCGCGTGTCTGGCCCTTGTCGAAACCGACCTGAAACGGATCCTCGCCTACTCCACACTGAGCCAGCTTGGCTACATGGTGATGGCACTTGGCCTCGGCGGATCCACGGCCGGCATGTACCACCTGACCACTCACGCATTTTTTAAAGCCCTGCTGTTTTTGGCCGCGGGCAGCGTGATCCACGGCACGCACGAGCAGGATATCCGTAAGCTCGGCGGCTTGTGGCATTCCATGCGGTGGACCTCGCTGGCCTTTTTGATCGGGGGACTTACCCTTGCGGGTCTTCCTCCGTTTTCAGGGTTTTACAGCAAAGACGAAATTCTCGTCTTGGCGTTTGAGCGCAATACTCCGCTGTTCGCGCTGGCCACCGCCACCGCAGGGTTAACGGCGTTTTACATTGCCCGCGCATGGTTCGTGGCGTTCACCGGAAAGAGCCATCCCGCCTCCGGCGGGACAAGCGGCCATGCGCACGAGTCTCCAGCGGTCATGCTGATTCCGCTCGGCGTGCTGGCCGCCTTCTCCATCATCGCAGGCTATCTTGGCCTTCCTGCGTTTCTTGGTGAGCATGCCGAAGCCTTTCACTGGCTGGTGGCCGGCATTGCGCTGGCCGTCGCGGCGATCGGTCTGGTCTTGGCCTGGGTCGTCTATAGCAAGCAGTTCGTGACGTCGCAGCAACTGGTCCGCGCGCTCGCCCTGCCCTATTCATTTCTCGTCGACCGCTATCATATTGATGATGTCTACACGTGGTACGTTGAGAGCATCCAGCAGAAAGTGATCGCGGGGTTCTGCGCATGGTTCGAGCGGTTCGTCATTATTGGCGTTGCGGTCAACGGTACCGCATGGCTCGCGCAAAGCGCAGGCCGCGTGATGCGCCGCCTGCAAACCGGCACCGTGCAAACGTACGTCCTGGGATTTTTCATCGGCATCGTGATCCTCCTCTCCGCCTTCGTCCGTCAGTAATCCATGCCGCTCTCGCTCCTTATCCTCTTGGCTCCGACGATCGGCGCGCTGCTGCTCAGCGTCATGCCCGAAGACCGCCCTGCCCTGATCCGACGGATTGCCGTGGCCGCCACGGCGATCGCGCTTGTGGGCGCGCTCCTCGCCATCACCCGTTACAACACGACGATTGGCGGCTATCAGCACGAGACCATGATCCCCTGGATCCGAGCGCTTGGCATCGGCTTCCACTTGGGGGTTGATGGCATCAGCGTCGTCCTCGTGCTGTTGCATGCGATCTGCGCATTCACCGGTGTCTTGATTTCCTATGCGATCAAGCAACGCGTCAAAGAGTACTACATGTTTTACCTGCTGCTGATCACCGGCGTCTTCGGCGTGTTCCTCTCGCTCGACCTGTTCTTCTTCTACTTCTTCTACGAGATGGCGGTCATTCCGATGTATCCGCTGATCGGCATGTGGGGCAGCGATGTGAAGGAACAGGGTGCCGTGCGATTTTCCAAAGAGTACGCCGCGATGAAGCTGACGATTTACCTCACCCTGGGCGCAGTCGTGGCCCTGACCGGCTTGCTGTGGCTGTATGTCACCTCGGGCGCGAAGACGTTTGACCTGGTGGAATTGCAGCGCCATTTTTCGAGCGCGCCGCTGGCCCCCGCGCTCCAGCGCAGCATCTTCCCCTTGTTGGCGATCGGCTTCGGCGTCATCGCCCCGATGTGGCCGCTGCATAGCTGGTCGCCGATCGGCCATGCCGCGGCACCCTCCGCGGTGAGCATGCTGCACGCCGGGGTGCTCATGAAGCTCGGGTCCTACGCGATCATCCGCCTGGCGATCGGCCTACTGCCGCTGGGTGCGACGACCTGGCTGCCGTGGATCGCGGCGATTTGCGTGATGAACATCATCTACGGCGGCTTCGTGGCCATGGCCCAAAAAGATTTGAAACTGATCATTGGATATTCGTCGTCGAGCCATATGGGGTATGTGCTGTTAGGGATTGCCTGCCTTACCCCGCTCGCACTCAATGGCGCTGTCCTGCTCATGTTTGCGCACGGCCTCATGACCGCGCTCGCCTTCGCGCTCGTCGGCCACATCTATGACCAAACGCACACGCGATGGCTGCCCGACTTAGGCGGCCTCGGCCATCAGGTACCATTCATCGCGGTCTGCGGGGTGATGGCCGCGATGGCCTCAAGCGGGCTGCCGGGGTTTGCCAATTTCGTGGCGGAATTGCTAGTGTTTCTCGGAGGGTGGGACGAGTACCGCATCCCGGTGATCTTCGGCGTCTTCGGCGTGGTCATCACGGCGGTGTATATGCTGCGCTTTGTGCGGGGAACGTTTTTTGGGCCGCCGAAGCCAGTGTTTGCCGGACATGTCCGCGATGCGACGACGGCCTTTGCGCGCTTGCCGTATGTCGTCCTCATCGCCACTTTGCTCGTGGTCGGCTGTTGGCCTCAACCAATCCTTCGGATTATCGATACGAGCAGCCGAGCCTTGATTGAACAGGTCCTGCGCACCCCATGATGTCCTTCAGTCTTCTGGGCGTTGAACTCATTATCTGCCTCTGGATCGGCGTCATGCTGATCGCCGATCTCCTCCTGCCGCCTGCTAAAAAATCTTCGCTCTGGCTCCTCGCCCTCGCCGGTGTGGCCATCGCCGGTGGCGCGCTTTGGACGCAGTCGCAGCATGCCTTGTGGCGCGGCCTGCCTGCCGCGCTGGGCGCGGCGCAGGCAGGCGAAATCTTCCAAGACATGTTCATCGTCGATCCCTTTTCGTCGTATTTCAAAGCCTTGTTTTTGATCACGGCGGCGATCGTCATCCTCATGACCCGAGAATTCCAAGCGCATGTGCCGGCTCATCTGGGGGCGTTCTTCATGCTGCTCTTCACCGCCCTGCTCGGGACCTTAGTGCTCGCCTCGATCAATGACTTGCTGATACTCTTCCTCGGCTTGGAGCTCCTGACGTTTTCGCTCTACATCATGGCGGCGTATCTGAAAACTGATTCACGGTCTGTCGAAGCCGGAATGAAATACCTCATTCTCGGCTCTGTCTCCTCAGGGTTTCTTATTTACGGCATCGCCTTGCTCTACGGTTTTGCCGGCGGGACCAGTTTCACCGCGCTGCGAGCGGCGCTTGCTAACACCGCAGGGCCAGTGCCGCTGACGGCTCAAGCAGGGCTTGTGCTGCTGCTTGCCGGGCTCGGATTTAAGATCGCCGCGGTGCCGTTTCACTTGTGGGTGCCGGATGTCTACGAGGGAGCGCCCACTCCGGTCGTGGCGTTTTTGTCGGTGGGATCAAAGATGGCGGGGGTCATCGCGATGCTGCGCGTCCTCTACGGCGTGTGGCTCCCGCTGCACAGCCTGTGGGGGCCGATGGTCGCCCTCGTATCCGCGGCCACGATGCTCTACGGGAATCTGTGCGCCATTCCCCAAACGAACATCAAACGGCTGCTGGGCTATTCCTCCATCGGGCATGCCGGATATCTCCTCATGGGGTTATCCACCGGTTCCGTATTTGGCGTCAGCGCCGTCGCCTATTATCTCCTCGCGTTCTTGGTGAGCAATCTCACCGTCTTCTTCGTGGTTATTATCGTCTCAGAAGCCGTCGGGGGAGATCTGATTGAGCACTACCAGGGATTATCGACACGCTCGCCGGGACTCGCCGCCGCGATGTTCATTGGCCTGCTGTCGCTCGCCGGAGTCCCCCCGCTGGCAGGATTTGTCGGGAAGCTGTTCGTGCTCTTGGGGACGATGGAAACCGGCCGCTTGTGGCTCGTGGCTCTGGGTGCTGTGAATGTGGCGATTTCGCTGTATTACTATTTGATGATTGTGAAGCGGATGTACCTCGATGCGCCACGCTCAACCGCGCCGATCCGGGTGCATCCGCTGGCGATGGCAACGATCGGGGTACTCGTGGTGGGTATCGCGGCGATCGGCATCGTTCAAGAACCCTTCCTCACCCGCATTACCCACATTCCGTTCGCTGTCTTGCGGTAATTCAGCGCGCATCAGCGGCGCCTAGCCGACGTTTCTTCCTGCAGGTTCCTTAAAGATCTCCTTGAAGAAGGCTTTCATTTCTTCCCAGGATTGCTGATCAGCCTCAGCGTTATACGCCATGCCGGCAGAGGGATCATTGCCGGCTTCTCGAACCGTAAAACTATGCACCGCGCCTGGATATTGAATCACGCGATAATCCACTCCGGCTTGCTTCATCTCCTCTTCAAGGGCCGCCACGTTATCCTGCGTCACAAATGTATCATCCGCCCCGTGGAGCACGAGCACTTTGCCTTTGATCTGTTTCGCATCGGCAAGGTTCGGGGTATCCAGCGCTCCGTGAAAGCTGACCACGCCAAGAACATCTGCTCCGCTTCGGGCCAATTCCAACACGGTGGTCCCGCCGAAGCAGTAGCCGATGGCCGCGACTCGCGTTGGGTCAATGAATGGATGCTGCTTGAAAAAATCGAAGGCGGCGGTGATCCGTCGCCGCATCAGCTGCCGGTCGCTGCGATAGAGGCCGGAGAGCTTCGCCGCCTCTTCGTGATCCTTCGCCTGAACACCCTTGCCATACATATCGGCGGCAAACGCGATATAGCCCAGCTCCGCCAGTTGCTCGGCCCGGCGCTTGGCGTAGTCGCCGAGCCCCTTCCACTCATGCACGACCAGCACGCCGGGCCGCTGGCCCTTGAGGGCATCATCGTACGCGATGTAACCTTCCAACACGGCATCACCATCGTGATATTCCACCGTCTCCGTTTTCACCGCCGCCTGCGCATGAGGAGCAAGAGCCATGCTGAGGAAGATCACAGCCATCAAACGTTTCATGGTGCACATGCTCCTGTTGTGATTACGACGAAATTTTTCCGAAGAGATGGCGCAGCGCTGGTTCAAGAGTAGGATACCGAAACACATAGCCGGTGTCTAGGAGTCGGGCGGGCCGCACGCGAGCGCTGGAGAGCAGGACCTCCTCAGCCATCTGGCCCATCAATACGCGCAGGGCAAATGACGGCACAGGAACGATGGTTGGACGCGACAGCACGCGTCCAAGCGTTTTCGTAAATTCTCGATTGGTCACGGGATTCGGCGCGACAAGATTCACCGGTCCCTGCAGGGTTTCACGCGTGAGCGCGTGGAGCATCCCTCCAAGGATGTCATCGAGAGCAATCCAGCTCATGTATTGGCGCCCTGAGCCGAGTACCCCGCCAAGACCACACTGAAAAGGCGGCAGCATCAGCTTGAGCGCTCCACCGACCGGGCTCAGCACCACACCGATTCGCACATGCACCACGCGGATCCCCCGGCGTCTCGCAGGATCGGCTGCGGCCTCCCACTGGCGGCAGACTTCAGCCAAAAACCCCGAGCCCTGCGTGCTGTGCTCTTCCAATATCTCTTCACCACGATCACCATAAAAACCAATAGCTGAGGCCGTCACCAGAACCTTGGGAGGTTGAGACAGATGAGCCAACGCTTCACTCAGCCTGCGCGTTCCATGGGCTCGGCTGTCACGAATGCGCTGTTTCTTCTGCTCGGACCATCGGCCGATGATCGGCTCTCCGGCTAAATGGATGGCGCCTTCGACCCCTTCAAACCCCGAAACCTCAGGCGATCGGGGCACACGAACGACGGTATGCCCTTCAGCCGCCAGAGACGGGATGAGGGCAGATCCGATAAACCCTGTGGACCCTGAGACGGCGATTTTCATGTTGCAATATGGCAACGATACCACGGCAATGGATGGTTCGCAACAGCCGGAGGATATTAGATTGACGGAGCAATGTTGGTGCCGGGGGGAGGAGGCGGAGGCGTTGCGGGAAGCTGCGTAAACTCTTGAGGCGTGAGCTGGACGAATTTTTCAGGGGCGTCCCCGAATTTGCGAGTGCCGGGGTTGAGGAGCTCTTTGATGTCAATCCACATGCCATCGCGGGAGTAGGCGGCGATGTCATGGCGCTGCGTATCCATCCGGATCGCATCCTCCGGGCAGGCCTCAACGCAGTAGCCGCAATAGACGCACTTGCCCAGGTCGATGTCAAAACTCTTCGGCACTTTTTCCACGTTCGGGTCTGGGTGCTCGCCAGCCACGATGTAGATGCAGCGGGCCGGGCAGACCGTCTCGCACATCATGCAGGCCACACAGCGAGGCGTGCCGTCAGCGCGCTTTGTCAGACGATGGCGCGTGCGCAGCCGAGGCGAGGTCACCCGACGCTGATCCGGGTACTGGATCGTCACCGACGCTGGGATATTGCGGAAGAGCCCGACGCGATGCGCGATGTGCAGGCCGAGGTTTTGCCAAAAGTGACGGTTGGTGATCAGTAACCCTTGGGCGATGGCCGGCAAATAGGTGCGCTCCCACCAACTGAGCTTGCGGCGCTTGTGCGCATCGCGCAGCCGATGCAGTAATTGATGACTTAACGTCTCAGCCATTTTTACCTTAATACGATGATTACGCTCGTAACTGCGATATTGACTAACGAGAGGGGAAACAGAACCTTCCAGCCTAAGTGCATCAGCTGGTCATACCGAAATCGCGGCAGAGTCCATCGAATCAACATGAAGAACCAGATGAAACCTGAGACTTTGAGCGTCAACGACACGAGTCCGACGGCCACAAAGGCGAGATGCGGCACCGCCACGACCGCGCCCCACGGGAAATGGAACCCATCGGCGGCGAGCCACGGCGTTTGCCATCCGCCGAAAAACAGCACGGCGGTCAGCGCAGACACCAGCACGATTTCGACGAAGTCGGTCAAGAAAAACGCGCCGAACTTCATGCCGCTGTATTCGGTGAAGTAACCGATGATTTCCGGTTCGCCTTCCGGCAGATCAAACGGCACGCGCTTGGTTTCTGCTAAGGCGGCGGTGACAAAAATAATGAACGCCAACGGCTGCGTGATGATCCCCCATAAGGGAATCCATCCGCCGGCGACATGGCTGCCCTGCTTCAGGATGATCTGGTTCAGATCCAGCGTGCCATAGCAGATCACAACCCCGATGAGCGAAACGCCTAAGGCGATTTCATAGGCCAGCATTTGGGACGCCGCGCGCAACCCGCCGATCGTGGAGAAGTTGTTGCCCGACACCATGCCGGCGAGGATTACCCCGTAGATGCCGATGGAGGCGAGGGCCAGGACCACGAGCAGCCCGGCGTTGATGTTGGCGACTTGCAGCGGAATTTCTCGGCCCCACAGTTGCAGCGTCGGCCCGAGAGGAATCGCCGCAAAGGCTACGATGGCGAAAAAGACCGAGAGAAACGGGGCCAGCGTGTGGAGAAACTTATCTCCCCTCGCTGGAATGATATCTTCCTTGGAGATCATCTTCAGCACATCGGCCAGCGCGTTGATGATTCCTAAGCTGCCAAGCTTGCGGATGACCCAGTTGAGCGGCCCAAGCCACCGCCAGGTGAAGTAGGCCCGGTTCGCGCCCACGCGGTCTTGCATCAGCGCGCTTTGCTTGCGCTCCAGCCAGGTCTGCGCGCCGGCAAGATTCAGCACGCCGCCGAGCACGAGCAGACTGACAATCACTTTAATCCAAAAATCAATCCACATCGTTGGTCACAAGTCACAAGTTACTGCTCCAAGAACGCCCCCTGATCACCGATCGCTTGATAGGACAATCCTTGGAACGATTGTTCGATCTTGGCAAGTTCATCAAATGTGGTCTTGGCATCAACGAACCGTGTTTTCAAGCCAAGGCGCTGAGCCAACTCGTTGAAAATCTCAAGTTCGGAACGGGCCTCAGCCCATGGCAGCAGGGCGGCATGGATGCGCTGCACCC
This window of the Candidatus Omnitrophota bacterium genome carries:
- a CDS encoding FAD-dependent thymidylate synthase, with translation MTAVTQTTLTPEPIVRLENYFQEPYNLAIATARTCYSSKVISSDDVGKDEKSREQRDRIAESIYKAGHHTTIQHPTFQFVLEKVSRQFIWSFLHAHPFYNSEQVSQRYVEVKPENFTIPPLEDRAREIYLTTVHEQMDAYHALIELVKPVVVKEYQRIFPSRNVEEKQWASAIKKRCQEIARYVLPVATHAHLYHTISGLTLHRYWRLCQQFDAPLEQRFVVQRMVEEVSKIDPAFMALAEDPIPMDETLEYQCFQFFHGRGRNGATNQFLDEFDRALEGRTSKLIDHSARAQESMAQAVRSMLGLTREQLGDAKAIRLILDPSRNRYLGDALTLTTMSKLSRAMAHPHFTFKKKLSHTADSQDQRHRMVPASRPILAAQFISGRPDFITPPLIAASPQAQEAYQRIMVRTWEAIDQLLNLCVSEEFALYLLPNAFPVRFEESGDLMHFHHKWVHRLCYTAQEEIWNASRDEVLQVAQQFPEIGKWLAAPCWVRSQASERPVCPEGDRFCGVAVWKLPVENYQRLI
- a CDS encoding NADH-quinone oxidoreductase subunit N codes for the protein MMSFSLLGVELIICLWIGVMLIADLLLPPAKKSSLWLLALAGVAIAGGALWTQSQHALWRGLPAALGAAQAGEIFQDMFIVDPFSSYFKALFLITAAIVILMTREFQAHVPAHLGAFFMLLFTALLGTLVLASINDLLILFLGLELLTFSLYIMAAYLKTDSRSVEAGMKYLILGSVSSGFLIYGIALLYGFAGGTSFTALRAALANTAGPVPLTAQAGLVLLLAGLGFKIAAVPFHLWVPDVYEGAPTPVVAFLSVGSKMAGVIAMLRVLYGVWLPLHSLWGPMVALVSAATMLYGNLCAIPQTNIKRLLGYSSIGHAGYLLMGLSTGSVFGVSAVAYYLLAFLVSNLTVFFVVIIVSEAVGGDLIEHYQGLSTRSPGLAAAMFIGLLSLAGVPPLAGFVGKLFVLLGTMETGRLWLVALGAVNVAISLYYYLMIVKRMYLDAPRSTAPIRVHPLAMATIGVLVVGIAAIGIVQEPFLTRITHIPFAVLR
- the nuoK gene encoding NADH-quinone oxidoreductase subunit NuoK produces the protein MTLTHYLVTSALLFTIGLIGIVTRRNVLMILLSIEIMFNAANLAFVAYARAWGDLGGHVVVFFVIAVAASEVTVGLAIAVLLARQLKTLNADEVKLLKW
- a CDS encoding NADH-quinone oxidoreductase subunit M, which codes for MPLSLLILLAPTIGALLLSVMPEDRPALIRRIAVAATAIALVGALLAITRYNTTIGGYQHETMIPWIRALGIGFHLGVDGISVVLVLLHAICAFTGVLISYAIKQRVKEYYMFYLLLITGVFGVFLSLDLFFFYFFYEMAVIPMYPLIGMWGSDVKEQGAVRFSKEYAAMKLTIYLTLGAVVALTGLLWLYVTSGAKTFDLVELQRHFSSAPLAPALQRSIFPLLAIGFGVIAPMWPLHSWSPIGHAAAPSAVSMLHAGVLMKLGSYAIIRLAIGLLPLGATTWLPWIAAICVMNIIYGGFVAMAQKDLKLIIGYSSSSHMGYVLLGIACLTPLALNGAVLLMFAHGLMTALAFALVGHIYDQTHTRWLPDLGGLGHQVPFIAVCGVMAAMASSGLPGFANFVAELLVFLGGWDEYRIPVIFGVFGVVITAVYMLRFVRGTFFGPPKPVFAGHVRDATTAFARLPYVVLIATLLVVGCWPQPILRIIDTSSRALIEQVLRTP
- a CDS encoding NADH-quinone oxidoreductase subunit J, which codes for MSEAVFFYLFTIPMLLAAASVIISRQPIYSVLSLLVVMLCLASLFVMLHAYLVAALQVLLYAGAVLVLFLFVLMLLNLERESLSRMRAFTLCTAGTIVALAFLLNVVRIFWASHPGSVFPATAAEGTVESIGRLLFSQYVLPFELTSFLILAAIIGAVTLARQEPKR
- a CDS encoding dienelactone hydrolase family protein; the encoded protein is MKRLMAVIFLSMALAPHAQAAVKTETVEYHDGDAVLEGYIAYDDALKGQRPGVLVVHEWKGLGDYAKRRAEQLAELGYIAFAADMYGKGVQAKDHEEAAKLSGLYRSDRQLMRRRITAAFDFFKQHPFIDPTRVAAIGYCFGGTTVLELARSGADVLGVVSFHGALDTPNLADAKQIKGKVLVLHGADDTFVTQDNVAALEEEMKQAGVDYRVIQYPGAVHSFTVREAGNDPSAGMAYNAEADQQSWEEMKAFFKEIFKEPAGRNVG
- the nuoL gene encoding NADH-quinone oxidoreductase subunit L, producing the protein MVEPSLAPILSWTILLAPLCAAGLIWAFAIRRKRLSATLAIAGLLIAFACAGMLFLHALKMPAALPFETSVNWIDLPGFTVPFGILIDQLSLLMSLVVTGVGSCIFMYATGYMHDDSAYSRFFGAMSLFAFSMLTIVLSNNWIQLFIGWELVGFCSYLLIGHWYAKPSAADAGKKAFMVNRVADFGFLLGILWLWAISSPLASERTFHFATLEHRLPALAQAGLIPMAMLPFIGLLLFCGPMGKSAQFPLHVWLPDAMEGPTPVSALIHAATMVAAGVYLLCRAFWLFEGLPSVMTVIMWVGGATAFLSACLALVETDLKRILAYSTLSQLGYMVMALGLGGSTAGMYHLTTHAFFKALLFLAAGSVIHGTHEQDIRKLGGLWHSMRWTSLAFLIGGLTLAGLPPFSGFYSKDEILVLAFERNTPLFALATATAGLTAFYIARAWFVAFTGKSHPASGGTSGHAHESPAVMLIPLGVLAAFSIIAGYLGLPAFLGEHAEAFHWLVAGIALAVAAIGLVLAWVVYSKQFVTSQQLVRALALPYSFLVDRYHIDDVYTWYVESIQQKVIAGFCAWFERFVIIGVAVNGTAWLAQSAGRVMRRLQTGTVQTYVLGFFIGIVILLSAFVRQ
- a CDS encoding aminopeptidase P family protein, which encodes MATAKLIIADSEKNANLYYATRFLAPDPFIFAQFDSHRVVVMSDLEVDRAKAQSKADEVLSYSKLAQQAKQALGKEPSMMDVVGELLKSRSVTQVDVPMDFGLAYADALRKRGFTVEPKADPFFPERMVKSEEEIALLTESLRVTEDALASAIALIGNSEVKSDGALWIGGKPLTVELLRKAMHLTMMERDCVAQHTIIAPGVQAVDPHNEGSGPLRANEPIVMDVFPQHSRSRYFADITRTVVKGKASDKVKKMFEAVKEGQEIAYKIIKDGVDGKLVHDKIMAYFNSLGFKTGEQNGRMQGFFHGTGHGVGLEIHEPPRVSGKSDILKAGMVVTVEPGLYYLDAGGMRIEDMVVVTLDSCKVLTQAPKVLEV